A stretch of the Flavobacterium sp. 5 genome encodes the following:
- a CDS encoding type IX secretion system membrane protein PorP/SprF, which yields MKKILLSVFFFCCSIHVFYAQQENGVVSYVIPPGNSLKFNSFVINPAFSFVRQQSAYITLFNKTQWTGFDNAPKTYMLSYSGRFKENEGVGLGIFKQSQGVLSTTGLVANFAHNILLQEDNNLTFGINVSAYKSGLDRGKVVAYDLADPSLQNIPSNTLMTISPGVNYGTTFLDFGLALNNMVTYNFDSGILKDDPNQGVEGHIMYTGFIDSYGFFDKSKFSGIIKTEINKEKTIFSGSAMFTIPKGIWAQAGYHSVLGMTAGLGLNITPKIALEYSYGMGIGDISQLGGSHIIVLAYKFKNENFDYGDEEEEGALIEPAPVQKKVVATPKADTKAIADAKVAERAKIAEANKAKLEAASKAKADAVAAAKAKSETDAVQRKVKLDADAKAKADAAAALVLATKKQDPVTKAKLGADAKAKADAEASAAKLAAENKTKADAAAKLAADTKIKADADAASKLAAENKAKAIVAAKLAADNKVKADADAAATKLAADAKAKADADAAAVKLAADNKVKADADAAAVKLAVDAKAKADADAAAVKLAADNKVKADADAVATKLAADAKAKADADAAAVKLAADNKAKADADATAAKLAADAKAKVEADAAAAKLAATAKAKADAEEEAAKLASENKAKADAEASKQAADAKAKADAEIAAAKLASENKAKADVQAAEAKLAADAKVKAAAEAALKLAADNKVKADADAAKQAADAKAKADAAAKLAADAKAKADADAIAEKLAADNKAKADAVAAAKLAADTKAKADADAAAAKLAADAKAKADADATAKLVADAKAKAIADAAAAKLAADAKAKADADAVTAKLAADTKAKADAAAAAAKLAADAKAKADAAAQIEQDKIEAAAAAKLAVDALAKAKADAMPKDEYGKSMDNLTKMLEDSKRKQQQLLSRLDVSVANKEKALKEMREENDLSDKGIVKNTTVEFKSTAGENAELESIRAQIAELNKTQSDNLAEFNRLYNERLKKTPKNDLINQNYLKTIENLKAEQAKTEQSNTALITTLEQIKVQTEIEKKRRIKRAVSSNDQDRLAQDAATLKRIKETTKVSSVPLKAEDFDFGDSQANMQIIKNNKNLESGYYMILAVHTDVQKRDAFVTKTVAAGQSNVNFFYDVNSSKYFIYTDKFDNIQEATEALAVKGNKPYNGRMVIVKIDK from the coding sequence ATGAAAAAAATTTTACTAAGCGTTTTCTTTTTTTGCTGTTCTATTCATGTTTTCTATGCTCAACAAGAAAACGGTGTTGTGTCTTATGTTATACCACCAGGAAACTCTTTAAAATTTAATTCCTTTGTTATTAACCCTGCCTTTAGTTTTGTGAGACAACAAAGTGCATATATTACTTTGTTTAATAAAACCCAATGGACTGGATTTGATAATGCTCCTAAAACCTATATGTTAAGTTACTCTGGTCGTTTCAAAGAGAATGAAGGAGTAGGACTTGGTATTTTTAAGCAAAGCCAAGGTGTGCTAAGTACGACTGGTCTTGTTGCCAATTTTGCTCATAATATTCTTTTACAAGAAGACAATAATTTAACTTTTGGAATTAATGTTAGTGCTTATAAAAGTGGTTTAGATAGAGGTAAAGTCGTTGCTTATGATCTTGCTGACCCTTCATTACAAAACATACCGTCAAATACTTTAATGACAATTAGTCCAGGAGTCAATTATGGAACTACTTTCCTAGACTTTGGATTGGCATTAAATAATATGGTCACGTATAATTTTGATTCTGGAATTCTAAAAGATGATCCGAATCAAGGTGTTGAAGGGCATATAATGTATACAGGTTTTATTGATTCCTATGGTTTTTTTGATAAAAGTAAATTTTCAGGAATAATTAAAACTGAAATTAATAAAGAAAAAACCATTTTTTCAGGATCAGCAATGTTTACCATTCCAAAAGGAATTTGGGCTCAAGCGGGCTATCATTCCGTTCTTGGTATGACAGCTGGCCTTGGATTAAATATTACCCCTAAAATTGCCCTTGAATATTCATATGGTATGGGTATTGGAGATATTTCACAATTAGGAGGCTCACATATAATTGTATTGGCATATAAGTTTAAGAATGAGAATTTTGATTACGGGGATGAAGAAGAAGAAGGTGCTTTGATAGAACCTGCACCTGTACAAAAAAAGGTTGTCGCTACACCTAAAGCTGATACTAAAGCAATTGCTGATGCAAAAGTGGCAGAACGCGCTAAAATTGCTGAAGCTAATAAGGCTAAATTGGAAGCTGCTTCTAAAGCTAAAGCAGATGCTGTTGCAGCTGCTAAAGCTAAATCTGAAACAGATGCAGTTCAACGTAAAGTTAAATTAGATGCCGATGCTAAAGCTAAAGCTGATGCTGCGGCAGCATTAGTATTAGCTACTAAAAAACAAGATCCAGTTACTAAAGCTAAATTAGGTGCTGATGCCAAAGCAAAAGCTGATGCTGAAGCCTCGGCTGCGAAACTTGCTGCTGAAAATAAAACCAAAGCGGATGCAGCTGCTAAATTAGCAGCTGATACTAAAATTAAAGCTGATGCAGATGCTGCTTCAAAACTTGCTGCTGAAAATAAAGCTAAAGCAATTGTTGCCGCTAAATTGGCTGCTGATAACAAAGTGAAAGCAGATGCTGACGCAGCGGCTACTAAACTTGCTGCTGATGCCAAAGCTAAAGCGGATGCCGATGCTGCTGCCGTAAAACTTGCTGCTGATAATAAAGTGAAAGCAGATGCTGACGCAGCGGCTGTTAAACTAGCTGTTGATGCCAAAGCTAAAGCGGATGCCGATGCTGCTGCTGTAAAACTAGCTGCTGATAATAAAGTGAAAGCTGATGCTGACGCAGTGGCTACTAAACTTGCTGCTGATGCCAAAGCTAAAGCGGATGCCGATGCTGCTGCCGTAAAACTAGCTGCTGATAACAAAGCTAAAGCTGATGCCGATGCAACTGCTGCAAAATTAGCTGCAGATGCTAAAGCTAAAGTAGAAGCTGATGCTGCTGCTGCAAAACTTGCAGCTACTGCTAAAGCCAAAGCGGATGCCGAAGAAGAAGCTGCTAAATTAGCTTCTGAAAATAAAGCCAAAGCTGATGCTGAAGCATCTAAACAGGCTGCTGATGCTAAAGCTAAAGCAGATGCTGAAATTGCTGCTGCAAAATTAGCCTCAGAAAATAAAGCTAAAGCAGATGTTCAAGCTGCCGAGGCAAAATTAGCTGCGGACGCCAAAGTAAAAGCTGCTGCTGAAGCAGCACTGAAACTTGCTGCTGATAATAAAGTTAAAGCGGATGCCGATGCTGCTAAACAAGCTGCGGATGCTAAAGCTAAAGCAGATGCTGCTGCAAAATTAGCTGCAGATGCCAAGGCTAAAGCGGATGCTGATGCAATTGCAGAGAAACTTGCTGCTGATAATAAAGCTAAAGCTGATGCAGTTGCTGCTGCAAAATTAGCTGCAGATACTAAAGCTAAGGCTGATGCCGATGCTGCCGCTGCCAAACTTGCTGCCGATGCAAAAGCAAAAGCTGATGCTGATGCTACCGCTAAATTGGTTGCTGATGCTAAAGCTAAAGCTATTGCCGATGCTGCCGCAGCAAAACTAGCAGCCGATGCTAAAGCCAAAGCTGATGCAGACGCTGTTACTGCCAAACTAGCTGCCGATACTAAAGCCAAAGCTGATGCTGCTGCTGCTGCTGCAAAATTAGCAGCCGATGCCAAAGCAAAAGCAGATGCTGCTGCTCAAATTGAACAGGATAAGATTGAAGCTGCTGCCGCTGCGAAACTAGCTGTTGATGCTTTAGCCAAGGCTAAAGCTGATGCAATGCCTAAAGATGAGTATGGTAAGTCAATGGATAATTTGACAAAAATGTTGGAAGATTCTAAAAGAAAACAACAACAATTGTTATCTCGTTTAGATGTTTCGGTTGCAAATAAAGAAAAAGCGCTGAAAGAGATGAGAGAGGAGAATGATTTAAGTGATAAAGGTATCGTGAAAAATACAACAGTAGAGTTCAAGAGTACCGCTGGAGAGAATGCCGAGCTGGAATCTATCAGAGCACAAATTGCCGAACTTAATAAAACACAGTCTGATAATTTAGCTGAATTTAACAGACTTTATAATGAAAGACTTAAAAAGACTCCAAAAAATGATTTGATTAATCAAAATTATTTGAAAACTATCGAAAATCTAAAAGCGGAGCAAGCTAAGACAGAACAATCTAATACAGCTTTAATTACTACTTTGGAGCAAATTAAAGTTCAAACTGAGATAGAGAAAAAACGTAGAATTAAACGTGCTGTTTCTTCAAATGACCAAGATCGTTTGGCGCAGGATGCAGCTACTTTGAAACGAATAAAAGAAACAACTAAAGTTAGTAGTGTACCATTAAAAGCTGAGGATTTTGATTTTGGAGACAGTCAAGCCAACATGCAGATCATTAAGAATAATAAAAATTTAGAAAGCGGCTATTATATGATATTAGCGGTTCATACTGATGTACAAAAAAGAGATGCATTTGTCACTAAAACTGTTGCTGCTGGACAGTCAAATGTAAATTTCTTTTATGACGTAAATAGCAGTAAATATTTTATATATACAGACAAGTTTGACAATATACAAGAAGCTACAGAAGCATTAGCAGTAAAAGGAAATAAACCTTATAATGGAAGAATGGTTATTGTTAAAATTGATAAATAA
- a CDS encoding gliding motility-associated C-terminal domain-containing protein, translated as MNSKTTSLFSFCTFLFFLMLLAFPSTGVLFAQKISPKILPFEKICAGGPYPNDPSKIFNEFQAQFKISGFDPSETFVVELSDPSGNFTTPIATIPLPPLNNTPPDTATDKTLTFAIPTDIVGSDNYELRIKSSPSGVVSPSFTIFGTISNKSLPVYFKSYSGSFFINDKKDVISFCSGSSLTLTVYNPTPTIPDSSPANYPQLKYHWYKDDVLIAGQSSSSLVVNTVGVYYAELNYGPCSDFNNSSQSVTVTSGAGPGGPTIVSSLGNPFCSSDQTTLTATAGNSYIWKKDGSVIAEATGQTYQTNVSGVYTCDIDFGGCTATGSIDLKSTGTITANYKNIYIDKVVTEGETLTIAKGDTLNVAASTIDSNPTYQWYFNNGAIAGANQSALVINAAGSYKAIISGCAISFRVSDGTVYKTSEPTNIVSVNSDGINDTWIVPDVYSNSNTHVVIFNSFGENVFETNDYDNYNGWPQSSIEVKSFNPIYYYIITPNGESAKKGSITLLK; from the coding sequence ATGAATAGTAAAACTACATCTTTATTTTCTTTTTGTACATTTCTGTTTTTTTTGATGTTGTTGGCGTTTCCATCAACTGGAGTTTTGTTTGCACAAAAAATTTCACCCAAAATACTTCCTTTTGAGAAGATTTGTGCAGGAGGTCCTTATCCTAATGATCCTAGTAAAATATTTAATGAGTTTCAGGCGCAATTCAAAATTTCAGGTTTTGATCCAAGTGAAACCTTTGTTGTTGAATTATCAGACCCATCTGGTAATTTTACCACCCCTATTGCTACTATTCCATTACCACCTCTTAATAACACTCCTCCAGATACTGCAACTGATAAGACATTAACCTTTGCTATACCAACTGATATAGTTGGTTCTGATAATTATGAATTGAGAATTAAAAGTAGTCCATCAGGTGTAGTAAGTCCTAGTTTTACAATTTTTGGAACGATAAGTAATAAGTCATTACCAGTTTACTTTAAATCATATAGCGGATCTTTTTTTATTAATGATAAAAAAGATGTGATTAGTTTTTGTAGCGGTAGTAGTCTTACTTTGACAGTATATAATCCAACACCAACTATTCCGGATTCATCGCCAGCCAACTATCCACAATTAAAATACCATTGGTATAAAGATGATGTTTTAATTGCTGGTCAATCGTCAAGTTCATTAGTAGTAAATACTGTAGGTGTTTATTATGCAGAATTAAATTATGGGCCTTGTTCAGATTTTAATAATAGCTCACAATCGGTTACAGTAACAAGTGGTGCTGGTCCTGGTGGACCTACTATTGTTTCAAGTTTAGGAAATCCTTTTTGTTCTTCAGATCAGACTACTTTAACAGCAACTGCTGGTAATTCTTACATCTGGAAAAAAGATGGGTCAGTAATTGCTGAAGCTACTGGTCAAACTTATCAAACAAATGTTTCGGGCGTATATACTTGTGATATTGATTTTGGTGGTTGTACAGCTACTGGTTCAATTGATTTGAAATCTACGGGTACCATAACTGCTAACTATAAGAATATTTATATTGATAAAGTTGTTACTGAAGGTGAGACATTAACTATTGCCAAAGGAGATACACTAAATGTAGCTGCTTCTACTATTGACTCAAATCCAACTTATCAATGGTATTTTAATAATGGAGCTATTGCAGGTGCAAATCAAAGTGCTTTAGTTATAAATGCAGCCGGAAGTTATAAAGCGATTATATCGGGATGTGCAATTTCTTTTAGAGTGTCAGACGGTACTGTTTATAAAACTTCTGAGCCTACAAATATTGTTTCGGTAAATTCTGATGGTATAAATGATACCTGGATTGTTCCAGATGTTTATAGTAATTCAAATACCCATGTTGTTATTTTTAATTCTTTTGGTGAAAATGTCTTTGAAACAAATGATTATGATAATTATAACGGCTGGCCACAATCTTCGATTGAAGTAAAAAGTTTCAATCCTATTTATTATTATATAATTACTCCAAATGGCGAATCTGCCAAAAAGGGTTCGATAACTCTTCTTAAATAA
- a CDS encoding DNA polymerase III subunit delta', with product MKFSKILGQEYIKNHLIKSVDLGRIPHAQLFVGPEGSGTLPMAIAYAQYVLCNSQQGLNDSCVLKFEKISHPDLHFIYPTVTTDEVKQKPKSIDFISDWRQFMFENPYGGLFDWYAKLGVQNKQGEIRVDDAQEILKSLSLKSYEGGHKIMIIWMADKMNIAASNKLLKLLEEPPEKTVFLLISENEEDIIQTIRSRCQITHFNGLSEQIIANALVEKEQIEQKAALKIAHQSQGNYNKALHLLNADDEATPFEQWFVTWVRAAFKAKGNAAAIQDLIEWSEQIAALGRETQKKFLQFCIEMFRQALLLNYEAKELVYIETKVEKFKLANFAPFVNGNNINDIFKEISDAMYHIERNGNAKIILTDLSIKLTRLIHKK from the coding sequence ATGAAATTCTCGAAAATTTTAGGACAGGAATACATTAAAAATCACTTAATAAAAAGTGTCGATTTAGGCAGAATTCCTCATGCTCAACTTTTTGTAGGCCCAGAAGGTAGTGGAACTTTACCAATGGCAATTGCTTATGCACAATATGTTTTATGTAATTCTCAACAAGGATTAAATGATTCTTGTGTTTTGAAATTTGAAAAAATTTCTCATCCTGATTTGCATTTTATTTATCCAACAGTAACTACTGACGAAGTAAAACAAAAACCAAAAAGTATCGATTTCATTTCCGATTGGAGACAATTTATGTTCGAAAACCCATATGGTGGATTGTTCGATTGGTATGCAAAATTGGGTGTTCAAAATAAGCAAGGAGAAATTCGTGTAGATGATGCGCAGGAAATTTTAAAATCACTTTCTCTTAAATCATATGAAGGCGGGCACAAAATAATGATTATTTGGATGGCCGATAAAATGAATATAGCTGCCTCCAATAAACTTCTAAAATTACTTGAAGAACCACCTGAAAAAACAGTCTTTCTTCTTATTTCTGAAAATGAAGAAGATATCATTCAAACCATTCGATCCAGATGTCAGATTACGCATTTTAATGGATTGAGCGAACAAATAATTGCTAATGCACTTGTTGAAAAAGAACAAATAGAGCAAAAAGCAGCTTTAAAAATTGCTCATCAATCGCAAGGCAATTATAACAAAGCGCTTCATTTATTGAATGCCGATGATGAAGCTACACCTTTTGAACAATGGTTTGTTACTTGGGTTCGAGCTGCATTTAAAGCAAAAGGAAATGCAGCGGCTATTCAAGACTTAATAGAGTGGAGCGAACAAATTGCAGCATTAGGTCGGGAGACTCAAAAAAAGTTTCTGCAGTTTTGTATTGAAATGTTCCGTCAGGCATTGTTACTTAACTACGAAGCCAAAGAACTTGTTTACATTGAAACCAAAGTTGAAAAATTCAAATTAGCCAATTTTGCTCCTTTTGTAAATGGCAATAATATTAATGATATTTTTAAAGAAATATCAGACGCCATGTATCATATAGAACGCAATGGTAATGCCAAAATAATTTTAACCGATTTATCCATAAAGCTTACACGTTTAATTCATAAAAAATAA
- a CDS encoding DoxX family protein, translating to MNNIASILLLVFLAITFLQSSQDKLFHWKDNLDWLKEHFKDTALRNQVPLALVNVLILELISGILCTVGAIELALNSGRVYGLYGAIFSSITLIMLLFGQRLAKDYDGARTIVLYFIPSVMAVYWLN from the coding sequence ATGAATAATATTGCCTCAATCTTATTATTAGTTTTTTTAGCAATCACCTTTTTACAATCTTCACAAGACAAGTTATTTCATTGGAAGGACAACTTGGATTGGCTTAAAGAACATTTTAAAGATACCGCTTTACGCAATCAAGTACCATTAGCTTTAGTTAATGTCTTAATATTAGAATTGATTTCTGGTATTTTATGTACTGTAGGCGCCATAGAACTTGCACTAAACAGTGGTAGAGTATATGGTTTGTACGGAGCTATCTTTTCTAGTATCACTCTTATCATGTTACTGTTTGGACAACGTTTGGCCAAAGACTATGATGGAGCTAGAACGATAGTTTTATACTTTATCCCTTCGGTAATGGCGGTGTATTGGTTGAACTAA